A single region of the Drosophila miranda strain MSH22 chromosome 2, D.miranda_PacBio2.1, whole genome shotgun sequence genome encodes:
- the LOC117187400 gene encoding uncharacterized protein LOC117187400 produces MAAVGLELRDVIVLVGGSVINRGLIFRPFGRKLMMLVARQLLVGQLCLVIGSGWPLDRRLGTSIGAARAHAFACAGDLGPPHLAQSIEWIVVGPLVVVAIV; encoded by the exons atggCAGCTGTTGGTTTGGAGTTGCGTGACGTCATTGTGTTGGTcggtggcagcgtcatcaaTAGGGGCCTCATTTTCcgcccatttggcaggaaattgatgatgttggtggcgaggcagcttcttgttggtcagctctgtctggtgattggcag tggctggcctctggaTCGACGATTGGGCACATCAATAGGCGCCGCCCGAGcgcatgctttcgcgtgcgctggcgatttgggccctccacacttggcccagtccatcgaatggatcgtggtcggtccattGGTCGTCGTCGCCATCGTCTAA